A genomic segment from Microcoleus sp. FACHB-672 encodes:
- a CDS encoding PAS domain S-box protein, protein MQVPLPDSEAERLKALREYQVLDTPAEADLDDLTRLAAYICGTPIALISLIDANRQWFKSKRGLEASETPRDIAFCAHAIQQPDVFIVPDATVDERFATNPLVTSEPNVRFYAGTPLINPEGHALGTLCVIDRVPRSLNPEQKEALRALGRQVIKQLELRRNLATLTLATTQHQQLHKRSRHFFKSVAGGFGLASAILVLIGVVSYRSINELIETSNLVERTHQVLESLESVLSNLTYAETGQRGYILTGDESYLETYNTAIPSLNQDLEKLKQLTTDSPKQQQRLVMLQPLIGKRIDVLGEIVRVRKDQGFEPALQLIQTNQSRSLMQQVRQMITEMENEEKTLLSQRKVAANALAQKTILTFSICIILAFIILAAVYYLIYREIAERKFTEESLKQERNFIFAVIETASALVAVFDPQGNVIRFNRACEQITGYTFDEVRGRPFWNLLLVPEEREPVKAVFQQLVKGNFRKKEYENYWLTKDKNRRLIAWSNTVLLDSERAVEYIVSTGIDITERKRAEQRLTVQHAISRILAESATLNEAAPKILQAICENQAWDLGELWSIDALANTLHCAQTWHQPSIEVSEFEALAQLSVFTKGTGMPGRVWASGEPMWIADVVKDANFQRAEIARRAGLHGAFALPVRDEHETLGVLIFFSRQIEEPEANLLQMMTAIGSQIGQFVQRKRAEEGLRESGEKYRSVVNNIKEVIFQTDAAGMWVFLNPAWLEITGFTIEESIGKNFLDYIHPDDRQRTSELFQSLIQRKRKSCRVEIRYLIKNQNPLLAFSKNNEEGETHIDFRWIEVDARLALDSAGTICGTFGTLNDITERRRTEEALRLSQERYELAISAGDVGVWDWNIATNEMYIDPIIKAVLGYTELDIPDTLEGWRSLVHLEDLQRVLEVTQAHLEGRTYQYEIEHRRLHKDGSLRWFLSRGSAFQDADGKMCRMTGTDTDITERKLVQEALERERRQLKQIIANAPVAMAMFDQETRYIAYSNKWLIDYNLQGQSIIGKSHYELFPNIPKRWKAIHKRALQGEAISSPEDVFEGEDGSIIYLRWAVHPWLERDGCVGGIVVVTHRINELVEAREAALEASRFKSLFLANMSHEIRTPMNAVLGMTGLLLDTSLNPEQRDFVETIRISGDALLSLINEILDLSKLEAGEMELEVLNFDLSVCIEEMLDLLAPPAHMKGLEIAALIEPDVPVYLQGDAGRLRQILMNLIGNAIKFTSSGEVVVRTELLSRNETNASLYFAVTDTGIGIPFEAQRKLFSPFIQVDASTTRKYGGTGLGLAICKELVSLMGGKIGVESQLGQGTKFWFTVPFVLGSQPATISKQDFNLLSGRRLLVVDDNATNRKVVHHQVTRWGMQVDEADSAAAALKALHEACEQKMPYDVAVLDMQMPQTDGLSLGEQIKTNSALARVPLIMLTSTNQRDEVKQALKIGFAAYLVKPVKPSRLLDTILTVLDISQRPVAISNGENLSEPADPLQEVSAKPKLRILVAEDNPVNQKVALRQLSSGGYEADVAANGEEVLQLLKTIPYDLVLMDCQMPILDGFNTTIEIKRRQENAFAAGHRPVVIAMTANAMKEDRDRCLSAGMDDYLSKPVSKEKLIAVIERWSHYKQAEQEAVTSKLADVSEEKKAAAAEFDWEHLQSLSEGSAEFELELLQMFVEDSQIHLEKAKTAIAEHNIQQLQREAHHLKGSTGNIGATAMHLAAEKLDQLAHREQIEGATDLLSDLERFLQGIQKLINDRID, encoded by the coding sequence ATGCAAGTACCGTTACCTGATAGCGAAGCAGAACGACTCAAAGCACTTAGAGAATATCAAGTCCTCGACACACCGGCAGAAGCAGACTTAGACGATCTCACCCGCTTAGCTGCTTATATTTGTGGCACTCCGATTGCCTTAATCAGCTTAATCGATGCAAACCGGCAGTGGTTCAAATCAAAGAGGGGTTTGGAAGCCTCAGAAACACCCCGCGACATTGCCTTCTGCGCCCACGCCATCCAGCAGCCAGACGTTTTTATTGTTCCCGACGCAACCGTTGACGAACGCTTCGCTACCAATCCCCTCGTCACCTCTGAACCCAACGTGCGGTTTTATGCCGGCACCCCCCTAATTAACCCGGAAGGACACGCCTTGGGCACCCTGTGTGTCATTGATCGCGTACCACGCAGCCTCAACCCAGAACAGAAGGAAGCATTACGCGCCCTCGGTCGTCAAGTGATTAAGCAACTGGAACTGCGGCGCAATTTAGCCACCCTTACCCTTGCCACGACACAACACCAACAACTCCACAAGCGCAGCCGACACTTCTTCAAAAGCGTGGCGGGAGGGTTTGGGTTGGCATCAGCAATTCTAGTTTTGATTGGCGTAGTTTCCTATCGCAGTATTAACGAACTGATCGAAACTTCTAACTTAGTAGAACGCACCCACCAAGTTCTTGAAAGTCTCGAAAGCGTTTTATCCAATTTGACTTATGCCGAAACCGGGCAGCGCGGCTACATCCTCACCGGCGACGAGTCTTATTTAGAAACCTATAACACAGCAATTCCTAGCCTCAATCAAGACCTAGAAAAGCTCAAACAACTGACGACGGATAGCCCCAAGCAACAGCAACGGCTAGTAATGTTGCAGCCTTTAATCGGTAAAAGAATTGATGTACTTGGCGAAATTGTTCGCGTCCGAAAAGATCAAGGATTTGAGCCGGCATTGCAGCTGATCCAGACGAACCAAAGCAGAAGCCTGATGCAGCAAGTTCGTCAGATGATCACGGAGATGGAAAACGAAGAGAAGACGTTGTTAAGTCAGCGCAAGGTAGCAGCAAATGCGCTAGCTCAAAAAACAATTCTCACCTTCTCGATTTGTATTATTCTAGCTTTTATCATTCTTGCAGCCGTCTATTACCTGATCTATCGTGAGATCGCCGAACGCAAGTTTACAGAAGAATCACTTAAGCAAGAGCGCAATTTTATCTTTGCAGTAATTGAGACAGCAAGTGCTCTCGTTGCAGTTTTTGATCCGCAGGGAAACGTTATCCGCTTTAACCGCGCCTGTGAACAGATCACAGGTTACACCTTCGATGAAGTAAGAGGCCGGCCTTTCTGGAATTTACTTTTAGTTCCAGAAGAAAGAGAGCCGGTTAAAGCAGTTTTCCAGCAGCTAGTGAAGGGCAATTTCCGAAAGAAAGAGTATGAAAACTACTGGCTCACAAAAGATAAAAATCGCCGACTAATTGCGTGGTCAAATACCGTTCTTTTGGATAGTGAAAGAGCGGTTGAATACATCGTCAGCACCGGCATTGATATTACCGAACGCAAACGCGCCGAACAGCGTTTGACAGTACAGCACGCGATCTCACGCATCTTGGCAGAGTCAGCCACCCTCAACGAGGCAGCCCCGAAAATCCTGCAAGCTATCTGCGAAAACCAAGCATGGGATCTCGGCGAACTCTGGAGTATCGACGCGCTAGCCAATACGCTGCACTGCGCTCAAACCTGGCACCAGCCGTCAATTGAAGTTTCAGAGTTTGAAGCACTCGCCCAGCTGAGTGTCTTTACAAAAGGCACTGGAATGCCTGGACGTGTGTGGGCGAGTGGCGAACCGATGTGGATTGCAGATGTTGTGAAAGATGCCAACTTTCAACGCGCTGAAATTGCCCGTCGGGCGGGACTACACGGCGCTTTCGCTTTGCCGGTTCGGGATGAACATGAAACCTTAGGGGTTCTCATTTTCTTTAGCCGGCAGATCGAAGAACCTGAAGCAAATTTGCTGCAAATGATGACAGCGATAGGTAGCCAAATCGGTCAGTTTGTCCAGCGCAAACGGGCAGAGGAAGGGCTACGCGAAAGTGGAGAAAAATATCGCTCGGTTGTTAACAACATTAAGGAAGTTATTTTCCAAACTGACGCTGCTGGGATGTGGGTATTCCTCAATCCAGCCTGGTTAGAAATCACCGGATTTACTATCGAAGAAAGTATTGGGAAAAACTTTTTAGATTATATCCATCCAGATGACCGACAGCGTACTTCTGAACTGTTTCAATCCCTGATTCAGCGCAAAAGAAAGTCTTGTCGAGTAGAAATTCGTTACTTAATTAAAAATCAAAATCCCCTCCTGGCTTTTTCCAAAAATAATGAAGAGGGTGAAACCCATATAGATTTCCGCTGGATCGAGGTTGATGCCCGTTTAGCACTGGATAGCGCCGGCACGATTTGCGGCACTTTTGGCACCCTCAACGATATCACCGAGCGCCGACGCACAGAAGAAGCGCTGCGCTTGAGCCAGGAAAGATACGAGCTAGCAATCAGTGCCGGTGATGTTGGAGTCTGGGACTGGAATATTGCGACAAACGAAATGTATATCGACCCCATCATTAAAGCCGTACTCGGCTATACAGAACTCGACATTCCCGACACCTTAGAAGGCTGGCGATCTTTAGTGCATCTTGAGGATTTACAGCGGGTATTAGAGGTAACTCAGGCACATTTAGAGGGGCGAACCTACCAATATGAAATCGAACACCGGCGGCTGCATAAAGATGGTAGCCTCCGGTGGTTTCTCTCTCGCGGTAGCGCATTTCAAGATGCGGACGGCAAGATGTGTCGCATGACCGGCACAGATACAGATATTACTGAGCGCAAGCTAGTACAAGAAGCCCTGGAAAGAGAGCGCCGGCAACTTAAGCAAATTATTGCAAATGCGCCGGTGGCAATGGCGATGTTTGATCAAGAAACTCGCTATATTGCCTACAGCAATAAGTGGTTAATTGATTATAATTTACAAGGTCAGTCGATTATTGGCAAAAGCCATTACGAACTGTTTCCTAACATTCCCAAACGCTGGAAAGCCATTCATAAGCGGGCACTTCAAGGTGAGGCAATTTCCAGTCCTGAAGATGTATTTGAAGGCGAAGATGGTTCTATAATTTATTTGCGCTGGGCGGTTCACCCGTGGCTTGAGCGCGATGGATGTGTGGGCGGCATTGTTGTCGTAACGCATAGAATTAATGAGTTGGTAGAAGCGCGGGAAGCCGCTTTAGAAGCCTCTCGATTTAAATCTCTATTCCTCGCCAATATGAGCCACGAAATCCGCACGCCCATGAATGCGGTATTAGGGATGACCGGCTTGCTTTTAGACACTTCTTTAAACCCTGAACAGCGAGATTTCGTTGAAACAATTCGGATTAGTGGCGATGCACTCTTGAGCCTAATTAACGAGATTTTGGATCTCTCCAAACTTGAAGCCGGTGAGATGGAGTTAGAAGTCTTAAACTTTGACTTATCGGTTTGTATTGAAGAAATGTTAGATCTGCTGGCTCCTCCTGCTCATATGAAAGGATTGGAAATCGCTGCTCTAATTGAGCCGGATGTTCCGGTTTATCTTCAGGGAGATGCCGGTCGTCTGCGGCAAATCCTGATGAACTTGATTGGCAATGCTATCAAATTTACCAGTTCTGGGGAGGTGGTGGTTCGGACAGAATTACTATCAAGGAATGAAACCAATGCAAGCCTTTATTTTGCTGTGACAGATACCGGAATTGGGATTCCTTTTGAAGCTCAACGCAAACTTTTTTCCCCATTCATTCAAGTAGATGCTTCCACTACTCGCAAGTATGGCGGCACGGGTTTAGGCTTGGCAATTTGTAAAGAACTGGTCAGTTTAATGGGAGGAAAAATTGGGGTAGAAAGTCAGTTAGGCCAAGGAACTAAATTTTGGTTTACTGTTCCTTTTGTACTAGGAAGTCAGCCGGCTACTATTAGCAAACAAGATTTTAATTTATTGAGTGGCCGGCGCTTATTAGTCGTTGATGATAATGCCACAAATCGAAAGGTTGTCCACCATCAAGTTACTCGCTGGGGAATGCAGGTGGATGAGGCTGACAGCGCGGCTGCCGCTTTGAAAGCGCTTCATGAAGCTTGTGAGCAGAAAATGCCTTATGATGTGGCTGTACTCGATATGCAGATGCCTCAAACAGATGGTTTGAGTTTGGGGGAGCAAATCAAGACAAATTCTGCTTTAGCGAGGGTGCCTTTAATTATGCTGACTTCTACCAATCAGCGAGATGAGGTGAAGCAGGCATTAAAAATAGGATTTGCTGCTTATTTGGTTAAACCTGTTAAGCCATCACGTCTCCTCGATACGATTCTCACGGTTTTGGATATCTCACAGCGACCTGTTGCGATATCTAATGGGGAGAATTTATCAGAACCGGCAGATCCATTACAAGAGGTTTCTGCAAAGCCCAAGTTAAGAATTTTGGTGGCTGAAGATAACCCGGTGAATCAGAAAGTAGCCCTTAGACAGCTTAGCAGTGGCGGTTACGAAGCAGATGTTGCTGCGAATGGAGAAGAAGTTTTGCAGCTATTAAAAACGATTCCCTATGATTTGGTTTTAATGGACTGTCAAATGCCCATTCTTGATGGGTTTAATACCACCATCGAAATAAAGCGCCGGCAGGAAAATGCCTTTGCAGCCGGTCATCGTCCGGTGGTGATTGCAATGACTGCAAATGCAATGAAAGAAGATCGAGATAGGTGTTTAAGTGCCGGCATGGATGACTATCTAAGTAAGCCGGTGTCGAAGGAAAAACTGATAGCAGTCATCGAACGATGGAGTCATTACAAGCAGGCAGAACAGGAAGCAGTTACTTCTAAGCTGGCAGATGTCAGTGAGGAAAAAAAGGCAGCTGCCGCTGAGTTTGATTGGGAACATTTGCAGAGTCTTTCAGAAGGGAGTGCGGAATTTGAATTGGAATTGCTGCAAATGTTTGTTGAAGATAGCCAGATCCACTTGGAAAAGGCAAAAACTGCCATTGCCGAGCATAATATTCAGCAGTTGCAGCGAGAAGCTCATCACCTTAAAGGCTCTACCGGCAATATTGGAGCTACTGCCATGCATCTAGCCGCCGAGAAATTAGATCAGCTTGCTCACCGAGAACAGATAGAAGGAGCAACCGATTTACTTTCAGATTTAGAGCGATTTCTTCAAGGTATTCAGAAACTTATTAATGATAGAATTGATTAA
- a CDS encoding SpoIIE family protein phosphatase produces the protein MSHLLIIDDDPIVRAALKRTLHNQGYEVTVASNGEEGIIQAQQIKPALIICDWVMEPVDGLEVCRQIKDNQELSATFFILLTAKGKGSDKESVDERVKGLDAGADEFVSKPIDMEEVKARVRAGLRLYELNQTLQLQKYALEALNQELRADLDEAAEYVSSLLPAPLAGNITTEAKFIPSAQLGGDCFDYYWLDSDHLAMYLLDVSGHGVGSALLSVSVLNVLRTQSLPNTDFCRPSEVLSALNNGFQMSAQGDKYFTIWYGVYNAVNRQLVYANAGHPPAVLLFGASETATQVQRLESTGMPIGFIPDTDFDEASCEIPPSSTMYIFSDGAYEILLTDTQIWGLEAFISFLLDSQQKTNFCLDKLINYILCLNSKQVLDDDLSLLRVNFN, from the coding sequence ATGTCTCACCTGCTAATTATTGATGATGACCCAATCGTTCGGGCTGCCTTAAAAAGAACCCTGCACAACCAGGGCTATGAGGTGACTGTAGCGAGTAATGGTGAAGAGGGAATCATCCAAGCCCAACAAATCAAACCCGCTCTGATTATTTGTGACTGGGTGATGGAGCCGGTGGATGGATTAGAAGTCTGTCGTCAGATTAAAGACAATCAAGAATTATCAGCCACATTCTTTATTTTGCTGACTGCTAAAGGCAAAGGTAGTGATAAAGAATCTGTGGATGAGCGCGTGAAGGGACTCGATGCCGGCGCAGATGAATTTGTCTCCAAACCGATTGATATGGAGGAAGTGAAAGCGCGAGTACGGGCGGGTTTGCGCTTATATGAACTCAACCAAACATTGCAACTCCAAAAGTACGCTTTAGAAGCACTCAACCAGGAGTTACGCGCCGATTTAGATGAAGCAGCGGAATATGTAAGTTCGCTTTTACCGGCACCATTAGCCGGCAATATCACCACAGAAGCCAAATTTATTCCATCCGCTCAATTGGGGGGAGATTGCTTTGATTATTACTGGCTTGACAGTGATCATTTAGCAATGTATTTACTTGATGTTTCCGGGCATGGAGTCGGTTCTGCCCTGTTGTCAGTTTCTGTGCTAAATGTTTTACGCACACAATCTTTACCCAACACCGATTTTTGCCGGCCTAGCGAAGTTTTAAGCGCTCTTAATAATGGTTTTCAAATGAGCGCCCAAGGTGATAAATACTTTACAATTTGGTACGGAGTTTATAACGCGGTGAACCGGCAACTCGTGTATGCCAATGCTGGCCACCCACCGGCGGTACTGCTATTTGGGGCATCTGAGACAGCCACACAAGTTCAGCGTTTAGAATCGACCGGAATGCCAATAGGGTTTATCCCTGACACTGATTTTGATGAGGCTTCTTGCGAGATTCCACCAAGCAGCACGATGTACATTTTTAGTGATGGGGCTTATGAGATTCTTCTGACAGATACCCAAATCTGGGGGCTTGAGGCTTTCATTTCTTTCCTGTTAGATTCTCAACAAAAAACAAATTTCTGCTTAGATAAACTTATAAATTATATTCTGTGTTTAAATTCAAAACAAGTTCTTGATGATGATTTATCCTTATTACGAGTAAATTTTAACTAA
- a CDS encoding STAS domain-containing protein, with protein MSTVVKVVQPSGILDGPKGNQLRREISDVVESKPDIVLIDLQDVPFMDSSGLGALLSAMKMVRTVGGKLFVCSINPQVKMLFELTKMDRVLESFADKDEFNKAILKTE; from the coding sequence ATGAGTACAGTCGTCAAAGTTGTTCAACCTTCTGGTATTTTAGATGGGCCGAAAGGCAACCAGTTACGTCGGGAGATTAGCGATGTTGTGGAAAGCAAACCTGATATTGTGCTGATCGATCTTCAAGATGTCCCTTTTATGGACAGTTCAGGGTTAGGTGCGCTTTTATCAGCGATGAAAATGGTGAGAACGGTGGGGGGTAAACTTTTTGTTTGCTCGATTAACCCTCAAGTAAAAATGCTGTTTGAATTGACAAAAATGGATCGAGTTTTGGAGTCGTTTGCGGACAAAGACGAATTTAACAAGGCTATCCTGAAAACTGAATAA
- a CDS encoding glycosyltransferase, which produces MLFRYLAEINLILGAWYLYWRINNSINFDALWLSIPLLLAEIYSFFGGVMFVIGLWRPLVRQVKSIDKLMPPLSRRDWPTVDVFITCYSEPAGMVEETARAALAMDYPPTKLRVYVLDDGNSPAMRAMTEKLAIEDLQSPVLQHEAEQIDSERTQLVERLRQLENLAPDIQAAEEFLQGESDSANAKMAGFIQRLQQFVLWLPPQHQSVREHLQAERKSLEAAIDQKEQELIELARFRYIARPKIAGKAHHAKAGNINYAIFSGETSGDFILTLDADHIPKPHFLKRVLPYFFTYNVFAGKYEHNRIAFVQTPQDFYNIPQGDPFGHQASLFYGPIQQGKDGMNAAFYTGTNAVLRREALVNVGLQYFSDEFSKDAQRLDEFDLVGGVSSNSITEDMNTAMRLHGAGWKSLYHNEILAEGLAPDDLSSTLKQRLRWAQGTIQVLVRENPLTKPGLNFWQRLQYFQTMYSYFSGFATVVFIACPIIYFFTGVIPVKTYGPAFAIHFIPAFVINRLTFLAASWGIPAREIWRSEQYAIALFPLFIQAVWSVLTNRPIKFQVTPKQRQAGIYLRLVWPQLLVFCLTIISIVWALCWLVIGQIQHPNLEQPMAYVLNLAWSIYNLTLLWAIIRAAIWQPPSAE; this is translated from the coding sequence TTGCTGTTTCGTTACCTTGCAGAAATCAACTTGATCTTAGGTGCTTGGTATTTGTATTGGCGCATCAACAATTCTATTAATTTTGATGCGCTGTGGCTGTCAATTCCCTTGCTCCTTGCAGAAATTTACAGCTTTTTCGGGGGGGTGATGTTCGTCATCGGGTTGTGGCGTCCTCTGGTTCGGCAGGTGAAGTCTATTGATAAATTGATGCCACCTTTGTCGCGCAGAGATTGGCCAACTGTGGATGTGTTTATTACCTGCTACAGTGAGCCGGCGGGAATGGTAGAGGAAACTGCAAGAGCGGCTTTAGCAATGGATTATCCCCCAACGAAGTTGCGGGTTTATGTGCTGGATGATGGCAACTCGCCGGCGATGCGGGCGATGACGGAAAAACTTGCTATCGAAGATTTGCAATCGCCGGTTTTGCAACATGAAGCGGAACAAATTGATAGTGAGCGAACCCAGTTAGTTGAGCGCCTCCGGCAACTCGAAAATCTCGCCCCTGATATTCAAGCGGCTGAAGAATTTTTGCAAGGGGAATCTGATAGTGCCAACGCAAAAATGGCGGGCTTTATACAGCGTTTGCAGCAGTTCGTTCTTTGGCTACCTCCCCAACATCAAAGTGTTCGCGAACACTTACAAGCTGAACGCAAAAGTTTAGAAGCAGCAATTGATCAAAAAGAACAGGAATTAATAGAACTGGCGCGGTTTCGCTACATCGCCCGCCCCAAAATTGCCGGGAAGGCTCACCATGCTAAAGCCGGCAACATTAATTACGCAATTTTTTCTGGGGAAACTTCAGGAGATTTTATTCTCACCCTGGATGCTGATCATATTCCTAAACCCCATTTTCTCAAGCGGGTTCTGCCCTATTTCTTTACCTATAATGTCTTTGCCGGTAAATACGAACACAATCGCATTGCGTTTGTGCAAACGCCCCAAGATTTTTACAACATCCCGCAAGGCGATCCCTTTGGACATCAAGCAAGTTTATTTTATGGCCCAATTCAGCAGGGTAAAGATGGAATGAATGCCGCTTTCTATACAGGAACCAATGCAGTTCTGAGGCGGGAAGCGCTGGTTAATGTTGGACTGCAATATTTTTCTGATGAATTTTCTAAGGATGCTCAGCGATTAGATGAATTTGATTTAGTTGGCGGCGTTTCCAGCAACAGCATTACAGAAGACATGAATACCGCCATGCGCCTGCACGGTGCGGGGTGGAAATCGCTGTATCACAATGAAATTTTGGCAGAAGGTTTAGCCCCCGATGACCTCAGTTCTACCCTGAAGCAGCGGTTGCGCTGGGCGCAAGGCACTATCCAAGTGCTCGTACGGGAAAATCCTCTGACAAAGCCCGGTTTAAATTTTTGGCAGCGGTTGCAGTATTTTCAAACAATGTATAGCTACTTTTCGGGTTTTGCTACCGTTGTTTTTATCGCTTGCCCAATTATCTATTTCTTCACCGGCGTTATTCCCGTCAAAACTTACGGGCCAGCTTTTGCTATCCACTTTATCCCCGCTTTTGTGATCAATCGCCTAACTTTCTTAGCCGCAAGTTGGGGCATTCCAGCTAGAGAAATTTGGCGTTCGGAGCAATATGCAATTGCTCTGTTTCCGCTGTTTATTCAAGCCGTCTGGAGTGTGTTAACCAACCGACCTATTAAATTCCAGGTGACCCCTAAACAGCGGCAAGCGGGAATTTACCTCCGGCTGGTTTGGCCGCAACTGTTGGTTTTTTGTCTGACAATCATCAGCATCGTATGGGCGCTTTGCTGGCTGGTAATCGGGCAAATTCAACATCCGAATTTAGAGCAGCCTATGGCTTATGTTCTCAATCTTGCCTGGTCAATTTATAATCTGACACTTTTGTGGGCTATTATTCGAGCAGCCATTTGGCAACCGCCATCTGCTGAATGA